The region TATTacgctaagccaaaaaggcgtcatgcCTTCCAGATTAGTCTTAATGAGTCAAGATTTCCACACTGACATGATATCATTGTTATCTGCCCGATATCCGACCGCTTTCCCATAGGGGGTTATCATCATCCAACATCCCAACGAGCCTCGATACGCAATACCGCACAATACGCAACATATTTACGGCAACATATCTACAGTGATCGCTCATTCGACCTACACTCACACTCACCTTATTTTCTCTTAATGGCGACACTTTTTCTTTAGCTACCCTACTAAGAAAGGTCACGAGCTCGTCAAGAGATGACACAGGCCAGGCTGTAAAAGCCGGACCCACTGCTGAGCCTAAAAGAAATAGTGCCAGAAAGTCCTTTCTTTCTGGCTCTCCTCTAGATCCTCTAGCTACGTGCAAAGTGTGCTTGTTGTGACCGTCTGATTTGTCTCGTGCATCACCCCTTTTCTGGCTGTTTTGAAAGTCCATAGAATCTGGAGAATACCTGGTCTTGTTTTGCAAATGTCcaagggaagaggaaggcaaATCGACAGGAAGCAGCTACAAAGTAAATAGCTGCGCTCGCAGAATATACGGTGAACAAGATCAGCAACGGTGTGAGATAATCTATTCTAATAAGTCTTTGCTCTGCAAGACAGGGTCATATTAGCCTATATCAAGTAAATATTCCTTATGTCCGCTGGTGGTATTCAACCGCCTTACTATTCTTTTATTCGGCCTGCGCTTGCTGGGTATTTAAAGATGGGGGACTCTAAGATAGGGGCCTTCAGACACTGAAGGCGAACGGAGGTGGCGCGACGAACGAATCTGTACCTGGAAAATAAAATAACTACCGTCAAACTTATTTGATTGGGAGCAGGTAAATGCTTCCTACTCCTAGTTATGCGAATGCCGAGACAACCAAACGAAGCCCGCCGGATGATAGAGTTTTATGAGCAGATCTAAAAGATCATTCCTGGTTTATAAACCAAGACAAGCTATAAACCAATTACTTCCCGATATGAGTTTCTTACGCAGCGAATCCATTCCAGCAAGACCTTCTAGCCATTCTCCATATGCTGCAACGGGTGTAATTCGACGCCCGTCTCCAAGTAGTCCTGAACGGTCTTGAACAGACCGACAGCAAAATCCCTCAAACTCCCAAGCATAGGTCAATACTAACATTGGAATGCCATCGACCAGCTCTATAGTGAGGATAAAGTACTGCACATCATAAGTTATATAAGCTTCAACAAGATATGGATCGCTGACTACTGACCTTGTAGTATGCTACCATGACACTGGCCCAGAGCTTAGTGTCGTTGTCGTCGCCATTATCCTTCTGCTGGGCGATAGATCGGTGAGCTGTGGACTCATGTACCTCTCCAGTCTGagccgaagaaaagcaataGAGTAATATTGGTGCAGTAAGCTGTACTCTACTTTGGTCGGGGTATTGGCTGCGGTATTCCTTAAAATCCCGAAACCAAAGCTGCGTTAGGAGAATGGTCAAATCATTCAGAGACAGTCCATCTCTGGGCATCTCAACATCTGGAAGACCCAGTTTGGTCTTCAAATCTGATATAATATACTTCAAAATTGGTTAGTAGACAAATTAAACCAGGCCAAGAATGCATACCTCTTCATGGTAATAGACATGGCCTTCGGGACACAGAAGTCCCTCATCCGAGCCAAAGCGGTCTCAAAGTCCCGGCGAAAATTCTCGACAGTCTCTGTTGTAGGCTTTCCCTTGATTCGGCATGGTGTGTTTCTTACATAAAATTCCAAAAACCCTTTATATGTTTTGATATCAGGGGGAGAGCAGGCAGCGGGATGCAGCTCAAGGAATCTGGAAGAATAAGCAGCAAGCCTCCATGGCTCTAAGGGACTTACCTGTCAAAGATCATCAGACTTCGATGATACTTTCCAGCCGTTCGTGGAAGAATTGCTCGTTTGATCTCTTTACCATTGTGCTCATCAAGATTGATCACGCGCGTAAAATTAGCTGCCGGTTCTTGTGGCATACTGTCAGATTAGCCTTAAATATGGGAGAAGGAATAGGAGTAAGACATACACACCATGGGTTTTAGATGATTTATCTCTCTCTTGAGGATGTCTTTTTGCGCTTTTGTCGAAATGTAGCTTCAGGTAGCTCAGGTGCAGAATATCCAGGCGCCTGAATCTTCACCTTAAGGCGCCGGAATATGTGCGGCAAAGCGGCGACGGAACAGTAGCTGGGATGGGTGAGCACCGAAATATACatgctgttgtatgtttttctttttgtacTTGACTGTCACCATTATCAACGCGGATACAAGTGCGATAAGAAGCCCTGAGTGTGTTTCTCCTTTTAGGAGTGAGAGACACTAGCCTAGGGTGGGTGCAGGTGAGATGGGTTACAACAAGGTGAGTAAATCACCCACTTCTTGAGTGAGTGGGGGGTGAGAAGTAAAATTTAGGCCACTACTGTGATCTCTGTTCTGCATGAAGTTGTGCAACAAATAAGGACCTAATCCTCCCAGAGGAGTACAAACTCTTTCCTTTCACTAATAAATTCTTGGGTAGTAATTCCTGGTTTGACAAATAGCTATTCTGGTGGCAGCCGCATCTATATACAAGAGAGAGATATTGATCCTCAACAGTATTAGTATGGGAATATATACCtctaagccaaaaaggggCCATGACTTCCAGTTAGTCTTAGAGAGTCATATTCTCTAGTTGACAACTTCCCTTTCTCCCACCCTCAATCAAGACAACTGACGGAATATGGATCTATTATCGGCACTAGATACTCTATGGAACGCGCTAACCAATATACTCTTcctgtcacaggctatgtcacaggctatggcctggatcttggttgtcggccatgccctcaacctggttctaaataaggtttctgcaacatcagtgcacagcttcggaaattgcggcctcgaagcttaggaaaagagatccgttctcataactttggaatAGGGATCCGCCGGCATACAGGcccgggaagtcagaaaggttgataaaggaaggagagatatctgcgcttctatcttttgtttctttctctaagcttgtgatactcgtttatacaggacagccagttgaaaataatactgcctacgcccgttacagtACCCTTGAACCCGTGATGGTGGAAAGAAATCCGGAGGGTGCTTGAGTTGGTTTCACTCCCCTAGTAATGCCCCTGACCTGCTTCTAACGCCGTAGGACCTTAACTTCAGACAAACCTGGGTTATTGTGGGCTTTTGGCCATAAATATGATAAGTAGAGTTACAGGCTCCGATTTCACAGTGGGCCGGTCTAGAGTGGAACCACGCTATTAGTTGTCTGGTAGTAGGGATTTGTGGTATAAGAGCTGATGCGGAGTGTTATATACCTTTTTCCTCAGCTATACGCTAACCTAGGTATCTTACACTGACAGGCAAGCTATTCAGTCCTCAACGGCACATGGGCAGATGCCTCTTATTCTTATTAGGAATATGGACCCGAACTATGCTACTATGCTATCTCCGCGCAATTCGACTTCTATGGGCGCGAAGAGACCTCGTCCTATATCTCGTCGTATATGACAGGGGAGGAATCAGAGGAGTTATCCTAGATGTACCTCCCTATAGGTGGATGGTTTCCTACCTTACTCAGGATTCCAGGAGAGCAAGATGCACACAAAGCTCAGCATCAGTTTTAAACATCGTGCAGTTCCTGCCGGTGGACGAAGGGATTCTACACAGAAACCATACCTGTTTATCCAAAGGCTTCTGTGTCTCGTATTATTCGAACTCTATGGCTTTTCACCTGAGCTTGTTTAGCGTAGCCATTATTATACCGCTTGAACCGCAGAAGTTACGCTCTCGCATTCTAGGGATCGCGCGACACTCATCTCCGACCTGCTCACCTACTAGAACGTAAAGGGAAATAGTTTTGATGCTCATAAATTCTGCTCGATAGGTAGCATTCGTATCCTGTCCGAGGATGCGGTCTTATTTACCGTGCCAGGAGAATGGCGCCTGATCAATCCTACAAGACAAGCGCCTGTAACGGGTGTAAGAAGACCGTGCGGTATTGACTCGCCGCTGAACGGTCCAGACGCTCTGATACTATGAGTCCATCTACTGGCTTGTAGATATCAGGTTTGTAGATATCAGGTATAAACAGTAACTTCTCTGAGTTGTGGCAAGTATGAACGTCCAGGATACCTTAGAACATGCCATTTCAACATATTTCATAATTTATTCACTACTGCTAGATCACCACTGCTAGAGGAAGTAGCATTTGATAATAGTTGAGGTGATATGAAGCAGCATTAATTAGGGCACCAATAGCAGTCAACATGCTATGACGGAGCCTTGGCTACGGAGATGCTCACAAGTGGCAGATTACCAGGCCAGAGCCCAATTCTTAGTCCATCTACTGCCATTTCCATACCCTCTAACCGCCTAATACTCACTTAGTCCACGGTGCAATTCTGAACCCGAAGCGCCTTTCTGCACAGGGCACCCGGTACTGCTCCAGAGTCCTCGGCCCGCAAGCTCCAGTCCCGACTCCTGCGCTCTCGACATCGAGCCTAACGCGGACTCTCTTCTCCGGGGAGAGCTCGTTTGGGTGTTTTGCACGTTCGACAGACTCGGCGCTGTACCGCGTCGCGACCCATTGGAAtgcctgctcctcgtctccatctGCATCACGGGTGACGCAAACACCTCGGCCGCGGTTGTTGAGCAATCGCAGCCACCGCGTCTCCATTCTGTTTCCGCCCTCTTGCGGCACTTCATAGGGTGTCTGCAGCTCCGACGTTGTTGCAGAATAGATGCTTATCTTCTGAGACAGCTTCTTGTCGGCGTAAGATTCTCCCGGGCCCAGGCCGAACCAGGAGGCGTTGTCCAGCTCGTCTGCAaggacgaggtcgaacccGACTCGGGGAACGTCGACTGGCTTTGCGCCGCTGGGCTTGACGTGTGCCTTGACAGTCAAGGCGCCGTCGCCGGTGATGCGGTAGACCGTTTCCGCCTCGAATCCCCAGGCCAGGATGGGCGGCGAAACGTACGCCTCAGTGCGGATCTCGAGCATGGACTCGTCCACCTCGGTCAGCGAGATCTTTCGGAGGCTGGAGGTGAGCGTATCTAGCCCGT is a window of Aspergillus nidulans FGSC A4 chromosome VI DNA encoding:
- a CDS encoding uncharacterized protein (transcript_id=CADANIAT00009864), whose translation is MPQEPAANFTRVINLDEHNGKEIKRAILPRTAGKYHRSLMIFDRFLELHPAACSPPDIKTYKGFLEFYYIISDLKTKLGLPDVEMPRDGLSLNDLTILLTQLWFRDFKEYRSQYPDQSRVQLTAPILLYCFSSAQTGEVHESTAHRSIAQQKDNGDDNDTKLWASVMVAYYKSWSMAFQCTDSFVAPPPFAFSV